A genomic region of Phragmites australis chromosome 2, lpPhrAust1.1, whole genome shotgun sequence contains the following coding sequences:
- the LOC133909194 gene encoding pleckstrin homology domain-containing protein 1-like, whose product MAASLWRAVMGTGASPADADSAGGVEFWRAPERGGWLTKQGEYIKTWRRRWFVLKQGKLFWFKDSAVTRASVPRGVVPVASCLTVKGAEDVLNRPYAFELSTPRETMYFIADSEKEKEEWINSIGRSIVQHSCSVTDAEVVDYDSRPSTAAGDR is encoded by the coding sequence ATGGCGGCGAGCCTGTGGCGGGCGGTGATGGGCACCGGCGCGTCGCCCGCGGACGCCGACTCCGCGGGCGGCGTGGAGTTCTGGCGCGCCCCGGAGCGCGGGGGGTGGCTGACCAAGCAGGGCGAGTACATCAAgacgtggcggcggcggtggttcGTGCTGAAGCAAGGGAAGCTCTTCTGGTTCAAGGACTCGGCCGTCACGCGCGCCTCCGTGCCCCGCGGCGTCGTCCCCGTCGCTTCCTGCCTCACTGTCAAGGGCGCCGAGGACGTGCTCAACCGCCCGTACGCCTTCGAGCTCTCCACCCCGCGCGAGACCATGTACTTCATCGCCGACtccgagaaggagaaggaggagtgGATCAACTCCATCGGCCGCTCCATCGTCCAGCACTCCTGCTCCGTCACCGACGCCGAGGTCGTCGACTACGACAGCCGCCCATCCACCGCCGCCGGCGACAGGTGA